A portion of the Pseudanabaena sp. FACHB-2040 genome contains these proteins:
- the drmC gene encoding DISARM system phospholipase D-like protein DrmC yields MASSLLKEIHLIVGLLPRSVLGELTAVLARTNSPYGEALANSVLQPLNNPRFRRAISDMLAAWKEDSSLGWSSRELAAAIYSAAYTAATIRQELAVELVWTGPASSGLAIRRTDQVLLQLIRECQKDLTLISFAIYKIPEIVEAIVAALNRGVSLRIVAETPESGDGKIAFGLQATFGPEIMRRSQVLIWPMEKRPANVAGKYGSLHVKGAVADGARLFITSANLTEYALSLNMEMGVLIRNQELAGQVLSQIDQLVLEAILVPLPH; encoded by the coding sequence GTGGCGTCTTCTCTACTAAAGGAAATTCACCTTATTGTTGGCCTGCTTCCGCGATCGGTGCTAGGTGAACTCACAGCCGTTTTGGCCAGAACCAATTCACCTTATGGTGAAGCACTGGCTAACAGCGTTCTCCAGCCTCTCAATAACCCTCGCTTTCGGCGGGCCATCAGCGACATGTTGGCTGCTTGGAAGGAAGACAGCTCTCTAGGCTGGAGCAGCAGGGAGCTGGCAGCAGCAATCTATAGTGCTGCCTACACGGCTGCAACAATACGGCAAGAGCTGGCTGTTGAACTCGTTTGGACCGGACCAGCTTCATCAGGCCTAGCTATCAGACGTACGGATCAGGTGCTTCTTCAACTAATTCGAGAATGCCAAAAAGACCTAACTCTAATTAGCTTTGCTATATACAAAATTCCTGAAATCGTAGAAGCTATCGTGGCAGCACTGAACCGGGGAGTCTCCTTGCGCATTGTGGCGGAAACTCCTGAATCTGGAGATGGCAAGATTGCTTTCGGTCTCCAGGCCACGTTTGGCCCTGAAATTATGAGGCGCTCTCAGGTTCTCATTTGGCCCATGGAGAAACGTCCAGCTAATGTGGCTGGTAAGTATGGCTCACTTCACGTTAAAGGGGCAGTCGCCGATGGAGCAAGGCTGTTCATCACCAGTGCCAATCTTACAGAGTACGCTCTCTCGCTAAACATGGAGATGGGCGTTCTGATAAGAAATCAAGAGTTGGCTGGTCAGGTTCTTAGTCAAATTGATCAGCTAGTCCTGGAGGCAATCCTTGTGCCTCTCCCCCACTGA